A stretch of the Cuculus canorus isolate bCucCan1 chromosome 15, bCucCan1.pri, whole genome shotgun sequence genome encodes the following:
- the SOCS1 gene encoding suppressor of cytokine signaling 1 encodes MVAHSKVSADNAVAADPRCLLDPPARDRSQARGYHGPGRPSTLQAQSNTHFRTFRSQADFSSITRASSLLDACGFYWGPLTVNAAHEKLKSEPEGTFLIRDSTQRNCFFAISVKTATGPTSIRINFQTGRFSLDGSQETFDCLFKLLEHYLSSPRKVLVTPLRKVRVQPLQELCRKSIVKTFGRDNLNQIPLNPVLKDYLKSFPFQI; translated from the coding sequence ATGGTAGCGCACAGCAAGGTGTCAGCAGATAATGCAGTTGCAGCAGACCCAAGATGTCTACTTGACCCCCCAGCACGGGATCGTTCGCAGGCTCGAGGCTACCACGGCCCAGGCCGGCCCAGCACTCTGCAGGCCCAGAGCAACACGCACTTTCGAACCTTTCGCTCGCAAGCGGATTTTAGTAGCATCACTCGAGCAAGCAGCCTGCTGGATGCCTGTGGCTTTTACTGGGGACCTCTGACTGTCAATGCTGCCCACGAGAAGCTGAAGTCTGAGCCTGAGGGCACCTTCCTCATCAGGGACAGCACGCAAAGGAATTGCTTCTTCGCCATCAGTGTTAAGACTGCAACTGGGCCCACCAGCATCCGGATTAACTTTCAGACTGGGCGTTTCAGCCTGGATGGCAGCCAAGAGACTTTCGACTGTCTTTTTAAGCTGCTGGAACATTACCTAAGCTCCCCAAGGAAGGTACTGGTTACCCCCCTGCGCAAAGTCCGCGTGCAGCCCCTGCAGGAGCTCTGCCGGAAGAGCATCGTGAAGACTTTTGGAAGAGACAACTTAAACCAGATCCCTCTTAATCCTGTTTTAAAGGACTATCTGAAATCCTTCCCATTTCAGATATAA